In Scylla paramamosain isolate STU-SP2022 chromosome 30, ASM3559412v1, whole genome shotgun sequence, the following are encoded in one genomic region:
- the LOC135115880 gene encoding troponin C-like isoform X1 encodes MTMLRKAFAMFDSGKTGKIEKEKIRTILNTLGANYINEELEALLQDNDTEGTGKLNFEAFCRVVGHFLEEQDEEAMQKELKEAFRLYDKEGNGFIPTAALKEILGALDDKLTSADLDNIVDEIDEDGSGTVDFDEFMEMMTGD; translated from the exons TGCTCCGGAAGGCGTTTGCCATGTTCGACAGCGGGAAGACCGGGAAGATCGAGAAAGAGAAGATCAGGACCATTCTTAACACTCTGGGAGCCAACTACATCAATGAGGAACTGGAGGCGTTACTACAGGACAATGATACTGAAG GCACTGGCAAGCTGAACTTCGAGGCCTTCTGCCGCGTGGTGGGTCACTTCCTAGAGGAGCAAGACGAGGAGGCTATGCAGAAGGAGCTGAAGGAGGCATTTAGGCTCTACGATAAGGAAG GTAATGGCTTTATCCCGACGGCGGCGCTGAAGGAGATCTTGGGAGCCCTGGACGATAAGCTGACGAGTGCTGACCTCGACAATATCGTGGACGAGATCGACGAGGACGGCTCCGGGACGGTCGACtttgatg AGTTCATGGAGATGATGACCGGGGACTAG
- the LOC135115880 gene encoding troponin C-like isoform X2: MTEELDEEKMTMLRKAFAMFDSGKTGKIEKEKIRTILNTLGANYINEELEALLQDNDTEGTGKLNFEAFCRVVGHFLEEQDEEAMQKELKEAFRLYDKEGNGFIPTAALKEILGALDDKLTSADLDNIVDEIDEDGSGTVDFDEFMEMMTGD; this comes from the exons TGCTCCGGAAGGCGTTTGCCATGTTCGACAGCGGGAAGACCGGGAAGATCGAGAAAGAGAAGATCAGGACCATTCTTAACACTCTGGGAGCCAACTACATCAATGAGGAACTGGAGGCGTTACTACAGGACAATGATACTGAAG GCACTGGCAAGCTGAACTTCGAGGCCTTCTGCCGCGTGGTGGGTCACTTCCTAGAGGAGCAAGACGAGGAGGCTATGCAGAAGGAGCTGAAGGAGGCATTTAGGCTCTACGATAAGGAAG GTAATGGCTTTATCCCGACGGCGGCGCTGAAGGAGATCTTGGGAGCCCTGGACGATAAGCTGACGAGTGCTGACCTCGACAATATCGTGGACGAGATCGACGAGGACGGCTCCGGGACGGTCGACtttgatg AGTTCATGGAGATGATGACCGGGGACTAG